A single region of the Manihot esculenta cultivar AM560-2 chromosome 12, M.esculenta_v8, whole genome shotgun sequence genome encodes:
- the LOC110628564 gene encoding putative pentatricopeptide repeat-containing protein At5g09950 isoform X1 yields MEFSRFYSSTVHSMFRCFFLTNSNKRVFYNSNRSFTIYAAPSLTSLSQQHNSKHPFLFQPQKINPSIEHAPTLIPLQDLVNHYKLSQSYQKTVPTLPHVPHWSSFDVYENLVHTYKYSCCPKESRQFHLKIFKYGFDCDLFLCNTLINAYVRSGDLVSARKLFDEMPERNGVTWACLISGYNHNRMPEEACGVFKRMTFEGCLPNRFAFGGALQACWELKLGMQIHGLILKSPYEQDVVLSNVLISMYGNTLGSIDYARRVFDEIKIKNSISCNSIISVYSQRGYAACAFEIFSSMQRDGSGFNFKPNEYTFGSLITAAGSARDSGSNVLQQMLTRVMKSGFLLDLYVGSALVSGFARFGLLDYAKKIFEQMSVRNAVSMNGLMVGLVRQRCGEEAAELFMEMRNSVDINLDSYVILLSAYAEYALLDEGRRKGKEVHGFAIRTGLNDVKVAIGNGLINMYAKCGAIDDARSVFRLMAIRDPVSWNSMISGLDQNECFEDAINCYHEMRRTGLTPSNFSLISALSSCASLNGIILGQQIHSEGLKLGLDFDCSVSNALLALYAETGYLAECQKVFSLMLEYDQVSWNTVIGALANVEVSVADAVEFFKEMMQTGWNLNRVTFINVLTAVSSLSQIGLSQQIHALMLKYHITDDSAIENALLACYGRCRDIDHCEKIFARMSERRDEVSWNSMISGYIHNEFLSKAMDLVWFMMQRGQRLDCFTFATVLSACASVATLERGMEVHACAIRACLEYDVVVGSALVDMYSKCGRIDYASRFFKLMPVKNVYSWNSMISGYARHGHGSEALKLFTQMKLGNQLPDHVTFVGVLSACSHVGLVDEGFEHFKSMTEVYGLAPRIEHYSCMVDLLGRAGELDRIENFINRMPVEPNVLIWRTVLGACCRANGCKTELGRRAADMLMDMEPQNAVNYVLLSNMYASGGKWSDMAKARRAMREAAVKKEAGCSWVTMKDGVHVFVSGDKSHPERDLIYKKLKELNKRIRDAGYVPETKFALYDLEPENKEELLSYHSEKLAVAFVLTRESGLPIRIMKNLRICGDCHSAFKYISKIAGRQIVLRDSNRFHHFVDGSCSCGDYW; encoded by the coding sequence ATGGAGTTTTCTAGGTTTTACTCGTCCACAGTCCACAGTATGTTTCGCTGCTTCTTCCTGACCAACAGTAACAAGCGAGTCTTTTACAATTCAAACCGTTCCTTCACCATATATGCTGCCCCTTCTTTAACATCATTATCACAACAGCACAATAGCAAACAtccttttctcttccaaccCCAAAAGATCAATCCCTCTATCGAACACGCTCCTACTCTGATCCCATTGCAGGACTTGGTCAATCACTACAAGTTATCTCAATCTTATCAAAAAACTGTGCCGACTTTGCCACATGTTCCACATTGGAGTTCTTTTGATGTTTATGAAAATTTGGTTCATACATATAAATATTCTTGTTGTCCAAAAGAATCTAGACAGTTTCATTTGAAGATCTTTAAATATGGGTTTGATTGCGATTTGTTTTTATGTAATACTCTTATTAATGCGTATGTTAGAAGTGGTGATTTGGTATCTGCCCGTAAGTTATTTGATGAAATGCCAGAGAGGAATGGTGTTACGTGGGCATGTTTGATATCAGGGTATAACCACAACAGGATGCCTGAGGAGGCATGTGGGGTTTTCAAAAGGATGACTTTTGAAGGGTGTTTGCCGAATCGTTTTGCTTTTGGTGGTGCTCTTCAAGCTTGCTGGGAACTTAAACTTGGGATGCAAATTCATGGGTTAATTTTAAAGTCCCCCTATGAACAAGATGTGGTTTTGTCAAACGTGTTGATATCAATGTATGGAAATACTCTAGGCTCTATTGATTATGCCCGTCGTGTTTTTGATGAGATAAAGATTAAGAATTCAATATCATGTAATTCTATTATATCAGTTTATTCACAAAGAGGATATGCAGCTTGTGCCTTTGAAATATTCTCAAGCATGCAAAGAGATGGATCTGGGTTCAATTTTAAACCTAACGAGTATACTTTTGGGAGCTTAATAACTGCAGCTGGTTCTGCCAGAGATTCTGGTTCAAATGTGTTGCAGCAGATGCTTACAAGGGTTATGAAATCTGGATTCCTCTTGGATTTATATGTGGGTAGTGCTTTAGTTAGTGGATTTGCAAGGTTTGGATTGTTAGATTATGCGAAGAAGATTTTTGAGCAGATGAGCGTGAGAAATGCCGTTTCTATGAATGGCTTGATGGTAGGATTAGTGAGGCAGAGATGTGGAGAAGAAGCTGCTGAATTATTCATGGAGATGAGAAACTCGGTTGATATAAATCTTGATTCATATGTCATCTTATTAAGTGCTTATGCTGAATATGCTCTGTTGgatgaaggaagaagaaagggCAAGGAGGTCCATGGATTTGCAATCCGAACTGGATTAAATGATGTCAAGGTTGCAATTGGGAATGGGCTAATTAATATGTATGCTAAATGTGGTGCTATTGATGATGCTAGATCAGTATTTAGGCTCATGGCTATCAGGGATCCAGTCTCATGGAATTCCATGATTTCTGGTCTTGACCAGAATGAGTGTTTTGAAGATGCAATCAATTGCTACCATGAAATGAGGAGAACTGGATTGACACCTTCTAATTTTTCATTGATAAGTGCTTTGAGTTCATGTGCAAGCTTGAACGGGATCATACTAGGCCAGCAAATACATAGTGAAGGGCTTAAATTGGGACTTGATTTTGATTGTTCAGTTTCAAATGCCCTTCTTGCATTATATGCTGAAACTGGATACCTTGCTGAGTGTCAGAAAGTTTTCTCCTTGATGCTGGAGTATGATCAAGTATCATGGAATACAGTGATTGGGGCATTGGCTAATGTAGAAGTATCAGTTGCTGATGCTGTAGAATTTTTCAAGGAGATGATGCAAACTGGATGGAATCTTAACAGAGTGACCTTCATAAACGTTCTCACAGCCGTATCATCTCTTTCACAGATTGGATTGAGCCAGCAGATACATGCACTAATGCTGAAATACCATATCACAGATGACAGTGCTATTGAGAATGCTCTTCTCGCTTGCTATGGCAGGTGCAGAGATATAGATCACTGTGAAAAAATTTTTGCTAGAATGTCTGAGAGAAGAGACGAAGTTAGTTGGAATTCTATGATTTCTGGATACATACATAACGAATTCTTATCCAAGGCCATGGACCTGGTCTGGTTTATGATGCAGAGGGGTCAACGGTTGGACTGTTTCACCTTTGCTACTGTTCTTAGTGCTTGTGCCTCTGTTGCAACACTAGAGCGTGGAATGGAAGTCCATGCCTGTGCAATAAGAGCATGTTTAGAATATGATGTTGTAGTTGGGAGTGCCCTTGTTGATATGTACTCAAAATGTGGAAGAATTGATTATGCATCAAGATTTTTCAAGTTGATGCCTGTGAAGAACGTATATTCTTGGAACTCAATGATATCAGGTTATGCACGTCATGGACATGGAAGTGAGGCTTTGAAGCTTTTTACACAAATGAAGCTTGGTAATCAATTACCAGATCATGTCACCTTTGTTGGGGTTCTATCTGCTTGTAGTCATGTTGGTTTGGTTGATGAAGGGTTTGAGCATTTCAAATCCATGACTGAAGTATATGGATTGGCTCCTCGGATAGAGCATTATTCATGTATGGTGGATCTCCTTGGACGGGCAGGTGAACTTGACAGGATAGAGAACTTCATTAATAGAATGCCAGTGGAACCTAACGTTCTTATTTGGAGGACAGTTTTGGGTGCCTGCTGCCGAGCAAATGGTTGCAAAACTGAGTTAGGTAGAAGGGCCGCTGATATGCTTATGGATATGGAACCTCAAAATGCTGTGAATTATGTTCTTCTTTCTAACATGTATGCTTCAGGGGGGAAGTGGAGTGACATGGCAAAGGCTAGGAGGGCAATGAGAGAAGCAGCAGTGAAGAAGGAAGCTGGATGTAGTTGGGTAACCATGAAAGATGGGGTCCATGTTTTTGTATCCGGTGATAAATCACATCCGGAAAGAGATTTAATCTACAAGAAACTCAAGGAACTCAACAAAAGAATTAGAGATGCAGGATATGTGCCTGAGACAAAATTTGCACTTTATGATCTTGAACCTGAGAATAAGGAAGAACTCCTGAGCTATCACAGTGAGAAACTTGCAGTTGCTTTTGTTCTGACTCGTGAGTCAGGGTTGCCAATTAGGATAATGAAAAACCTTCGGATTTGTGGCGACTGCCACTCTGCCTTTAAGTACATATCAAAAATTGCTGGCCGTCAAATAGTGTTACGGGATTCAAATAGGTTTCATCATTTTGTGGATGGTAGTTGTTCATGTGGGGACTACTGGTAA
- the LOC110628564 gene encoding putative pentatricopeptide repeat-containing protein At5g09950 isoform X2 yields MFRCFFLTNSNKRVFYNSNRSFTIYAAPSLTSLSQQHNSKHPFLFQPQKINPSIEHAPTLIPLQDLVNHYKLSQSYQKTVPTLPHVPHWSSFDVYENLVHTYKYSCCPKESRQFHLKIFKYGFDCDLFLCNTLINAYVRSGDLVSARKLFDEMPERNGVTWACLISGYNHNRMPEEACGVFKRMTFEGCLPNRFAFGGALQACWELKLGMQIHGLILKSPYEQDVVLSNVLISMYGNTLGSIDYARRVFDEIKIKNSISCNSIISVYSQRGYAACAFEIFSSMQRDGSGFNFKPNEYTFGSLITAAGSARDSGSNVLQQMLTRVMKSGFLLDLYVGSALVSGFARFGLLDYAKKIFEQMSVRNAVSMNGLMVGLVRQRCGEEAAELFMEMRNSVDINLDSYVILLSAYAEYALLDEGRRKGKEVHGFAIRTGLNDVKVAIGNGLINMYAKCGAIDDARSVFRLMAIRDPVSWNSMISGLDQNECFEDAINCYHEMRRTGLTPSNFSLISALSSCASLNGIILGQQIHSEGLKLGLDFDCSVSNALLALYAETGYLAECQKVFSLMLEYDQVSWNTVIGALANVEVSVADAVEFFKEMMQTGWNLNRVTFINVLTAVSSLSQIGLSQQIHALMLKYHITDDSAIENALLACYGRCRDIDHCEKIFARMSERRDEVSWNSMISGYIHNEFLSKAMDLVWFMMQRGQRLDCFTFATVLSACASVATLERGMEVHACAIRACLEYDVVVGSALVDMYSKCGRIDYASRFFKLMPVKNVYSWNSMISGYARHGHGSEALKLFTQMKLGNQLPDHVTFVGVLSACSHVGLVDEGFEHFKSMTEVYGLAPRIEHYSCMVDLLGRAGELDRIENFINRMPVEPNVLIWRTVLGACCRANGCKTELGRRAADMLMDMEPQNAVNYVLLSNMYASGGKWSDMAKARRAMREAAVKKEAGCSWVTMKDGVHVFVSGDKSHPERDLIYKKLKELNKRIRDAGYVPETKFALYDLEPENKEELLSYHSEKLAVAFVLTRESGLPIRIMKNLRICGDCHSAFKYISKIAGRQIVLRDSNRFHHFVDGSCSCGDYW; encoded by the coding sequence ATGTTTCGCTGCTTCTTCCTGACCAACAGTAACAAGCGAGTCTTTTACAATTCAAACCGTTCCTTCACCATATATGCTGCCCCTTCTTTAACATCATTATCACAACAGCACAATAGCAAACAtccttttctcttccaaccCCAAAAGATCAATCCCTCTATCGAACACGCTCCTACTCTGATCCCATTGCAGGACTTGGTCAATCACTACAAGTTATCTCAATCTTATCAAAAAACTGTGCCGACTTTGCCACATGTTCCACATTGGAGTTCTTTTGATGTTTATGAAAATTTGGTTCATACATATAAATATTCTTGTTGTCCAAAAGAATCTAGACAGTTTCATTTGAAGATCTTTAAATATGGGTTTGATTGCGATTTGTTTTTATGTAATACTCTTATTAATGCGTATGTTAGAAGTGGTGATTTGGTATCTGCCCGTAAGTTATTTGATGAAATGCCAGAGAGGAATGGTGTTACGTGGGCATGTTTGATATCAGGGTATAACCACAACAGGATGCCTGAGGAGGCATGTGGGGTTTTCAAAAGGATGACTTTTGAAGGGTGTTTGCCGAATCGTTTTGCTTTTGGTGGTGCTCTTCAAGCTTGCTGGGAACTTAAACTTGGGATGCAAATTCATGGGTTAATTTTAAAGTCCCCCTATGAACAAGATGTGGTTTTGTCAAACGTGTTGATATCAATGTATGGAAATACTCTAGGCTCTATTGATTATGCCCGTCGTGTTTTTGATGAGATAAAGATTAAGAATTCAATATCATGTAATTCTATTATATCAGTTTATTCACAAAGAGGATATGCAGCTTGTGCCTTTGAAATATTCTCAAGCATGCAAAGAGATGGATCTGGGTTCAATTTTAAACCTAACGAGTATACTTTTGGGAGCTTAATAACTGCAGCTGGTTCTGCCAGAGATTCTGGTTCAAATGTGTTGCAGCAGATGCTTACAAGGGTTATGAAATCTGGATTCCTCTTGGATTTATATGTGGGTAGTGCTTTAGTTAGTGGATTTGCAAGGTTTGGATTGTTAGATTATGCGAAGAAGATTTTTGAGCAGATGAGCGTGAGAAATGCCGTTTCTATGAATGGCTTGATGGTAGGATTAGTGAGGCAGAGATGTGGAGAAGAAGCTGCTGAATTATTCATGGAGATGAGAAACTCGGTTGATATAAATCTTGATTCATATGTCATCTTATTAAGTGCTTATGCTGAATATGCTCTGTTGgatgaaggaagaagaaagggCAAGGAGGTCCATGGATTTGCAATCCGAACTGGATTAAATGATGTCAAGGTTGCAATTGGGAATGGGCTAATTAATATGTATGCTAAATGTGGTGCTATTGATGATGCTAGATCAGTATTTAGGCTCATGGCTATCAGGGATCCAGTCTCATGGAATTCCATGATTTCTGGTCTTGACCAGAATGAGTGTTTTGAAGATGCAATCAATTGCTACCATGAAATGAGGAGAACTGGATTGACACCTTCTAATTTTTCATTGATAAGTGCTTTGAGTTCATGTGCAAGCTTGAACGGGATCATACTAGGCCAGCAAATACATAGTGAAGGGCTTAAATTGGGACTTGATTTTGATTGTTCAGTTTCAAATGCCCTTCTTGCATTATATGCTGAAACTGGATACCTTGCTGAGTGTCAGAAAGTTTTCTCCTTGATGCTGGAGTATGATCAAGTATCATGGAATACAGTGATTGGGGCATTGGCTAATGTAGAAGTATCAGTTGCTGATGCTGTAGAATTTTTCAAGGAGATGATGCAAACTGGATGGAATCTTAACAGAGTGACCTTCATAAACGTTCTCACAGCCGTATCATCTCTTTCACAGATTGGATTGAGCCAGCAGATACATGCACTAATGCTGAAATACCATATCACAGATGACAGTGCTATTGAGAATGCTCTTCTCGCTTGCTATGGCAGGTGCAGAGATATAGATCACTGTGAAAAAATTTTTGCTAGAATGTCTGAGAGAAGAGACGAAGTTAGTTGGAATTCTATGATTTCTGGATACATACATAACGAATTCTTATCCAAGGCCATGGACCTGGTCTGGTTTATGATGCAGAGGGGTCAACGGTTGGACTGTTTCACCTTTGCTACTGTTCTTAGTGCTTGTGCCTCTGTTGCAACACTAGAGCGTGGAATGGAAGTCCATGCCTGTGCAATAAGAGCATGTTTAGAATATGATGTTGTAGTTGGGAGTGCCCTTGTTGATATGTACTCAAAATGTGGAAGAATTGATTATGCATCAAGATTTTTCAAGTTGATGCCTGTGAAGAACGTATATTCTTGGAACTCAATGATATCAGGTTATGCACGTCATGGACATGGAAGTGAGGCTTTGAAGCTTTTTACACAAATGAAGCTTGGTAATCAATTACCAGATCATGTCACCTTTGTTGGGGTTCTATCTGCTTGTAGTCATGTTGGTTTGGTTGATGAAGGGTTTGAGCATTTCAAATCCATGACTGAAGTATATGGATTGGCTCCTCGGATAGAGCATTATTCATGTATGGTGGATCTCCTTGGACGGGCAGGTGAACTTGACAGGATAGAGAACTTCATTAATAGAATGCCAGTGGAACCTAACGTTCTTATTTGGAGGACAGTTTTGGGTGCCTGCTGCCGAGCAAATGGTTGCAAAACTGAGTTAGGTAGAAGGGCCGCTGATATGCTTATGGATATGGAACCTCAAAATGCTGTGAATTATGTTCTTCTTTCTAACATGTATGCTTCAGGGGGGAAGTGGAGTGACATGGCAAAGGCTAGGAGGGCAATGAGAGAAGCAGCAGTGAAGAAGGAAGCTGGATGTAGTTGGGTAACCATGAAAGATGGGGTCCATGTTTTTGTATCCGGTGATAAATCACATCCGGAAAGAGATTTAATCTACAAGAAACTCAAGGAACTCAACAAAAGAATTAGAGATGCAGGATATGTGCCTGAGACAAAATTTGCACTTTATGATCTTGAACCTGAGAATAAGGAAGAACTCCTGAGCTATCACAGTGAGAAACTTGCAGTTGCTTTTGTTCTGACTCGTGAGTCAGGGTTGCCAATTAGGATAATGAAAAACCTTCGGATTTGTGGCGACTGCCACTCTGCCTTTAAGTACATATCAAAAATTGCTGGCCGTCAAATAGTGTTACGGGATTCAAATAGGTTTCATCATTTTGTGGATGGTAGTTGTTCATGTGGGGACTACTGGTAA
- the LOC122721358 gene encoding uncharacterized protein LOC122721358 has protein sequence MAAIMAFSPFLTTQTPIFPRLSPLSPFTHSLSSPKKRVHHFKIHAIGGGDGELKPKGKKKFITKEEEPEQYWQTAGEREGENPMKTPLPYIIIFGMSTPFVILAIAFANGWIKVPVR, from the exons ATGGCAGCCATAATGGCTTTCTCTCCTTTTCTCACCACCCAAACACCTATCTTCCCCCGTTTATCTCCGTTATCACCCTTCACTCATAGTCTTAGCTCACCAAAGAAAAGGGTTCATCATTTCAAAATCCATGCAATTG GTGGAGGAGATGGAGAGCTCAAGCCAAAAGGGAAGAAGAAATTTATAACCAAAGAAGAAGAACCTGAACA GTATTGGCAAACAGCAGGAGAAAGGGAAGGAGAGAATCCCATGAAGACACCTCTTCCATACATCATTATCTTTGGCATGTCAACTCCATTTGTAATCTTAGCCATTGCTTTTGCTAATGGTTGGATTAAGGTACCCGTCCGATGA
- the LOC110628309 gene encoding SNF1-related protein kinase regulatory subunit beta-2 isoform X2: MGNASGKSSDGEGTSGGGYEQESMEFAAHGRASYVEAEPMAQPLPSSPARFLQPPLTFTPQVPMVPLPRPAEMMHVQNYALAHNVTDARDAFSEKLRAVMITWSYGGKQVAVTGSWDNWDKRENLHKVGKDFVILKMLPSSVFHYRFIVDDQLRYAPELPWECDDSGTAYNILDVQEYIPEAPESLSEFETPPSPVTSYNNESLDDYDFSKLPPDIPPQLQLTLLNSQASAVESHQSLPRPKHAVLNHLYIQNNRGQPVALGSTHRFLQKYVTVVLYKPTSR, encoded by the exons ATGGGCAATGCTAGTGGCAAAAGTAGCGATGGAGAAGGCACTTCAGGAGGAGGCTACGAGCAAGAGAGTATGGAGTTTGCCGCGCATGGTAGGGCTTCGTATGTAGAGGCTGAGCCCATGGCGCAGCCCCTTCCCAGTAGTCCTGCGAGATTCCTGCAGCCTCCTCTCACTTTCACTCCACAG GTTCCTATGGTTCCTTTACCAAGACCTGCTGAAATGATGCATGTTCAGAATTATGCATTGGCACATAATGTAACAGATGCCAGGGATGCATTCAGTGAGAAACTGAGAGCTGTGATGATAACCTGGAGTTATGGTGGGAAGCAAGTAGCTGTCACTGGATCATGGGATAATTGGGACAAAAG AGAGAATTTGCATAAGGTGGGTAAagattttgttattttgaaGATGCTCCCCTCAAGTGTTTTTCACTACCGCTTTATTGTTGATGACCAATTGAGGTATGCTCCAGAATTGCCCTGGGAATGTGATGATTCAGGGACTGCATACAATATTTTAGATGTACAG GAGTATATTCCAGAGGCTCCAGAAAGCCTGTCTGAGTTTGAGACACCTCCATCTCCAGTAACAAGCTACAATAATGAGTCCTTGGATGACTATGATTTCAGTAAACTGCCTCCTGATATACCTCCACAACTTCAGTTAACATTGTTGAACAGCCAAGCTTCTGCTGTGGAAAGTCACCAGTCACTGCCAAGGCCTAAGCATGCAGTGTTGAACCATCTCTATATTCAGAATAATCGAGGTCAGCCGGTTGCACTTGGATCAACCCATCGCTTTCTTCAGAAGTATGTGACAGTAGTACTATACAAGCCCACAAGccgataa
- the LOC110628309 gene encoding SNF1-related protein kinase regulatory subunit beta-2 isoform X1, translating into MGMGNASGKSSDGEGTSGGGYEQESMEFAAHGRASYVEAEPMAQPLPSSPARFLQPPLTFTPQVPMVPLPRPAEMMHVQNYALAHNVTDARDAFSEKLRAVMITWSYGGKQVAVTGSWDNWDKRENLHKVGKDFVILKMLPSSVFHYRFIVDDQLRYAPELPWECDDSGTAYNILDVQEYIPEAPESLSEFETPPSPVTSYNNESLDDYDFSKLPPDIPPQLQLTLLNSQASAVESHQSLPRPKHAVLNHLYIQNNRGQPVALGSTHRFLQKYVTVVLYKPTSR; encoded by the exons ATGG GAATGGGCAATGCTAGTGGCAAAAGTAGCGATGGAGAAGGCACTTCAGGAGGAGGCTACGAGCAAGAGAGTATGGAGTTTGCCGCGCATGGTAGGGCTTCGTATGTAGAGGCTGAGCCCATGGCGCAGCCCCTTCCCAGTAGTCCTGCGAGATTCCTGCAGCCTCCTCTCACTTTCACTCCACAG GTTCCTATGGTTCCTTTACCAAGACCTGCTGAAATGATGCATGTTCAGAATTATGCATTGGCACATAATGTAACAGATGCCAGGGATGCATTCAGTGAGAAACTGAGAGCTGTGATGATAACCTGGAGTTATGGTGGGAAGCAAGTAGCTGTCACTGGATCATGGGATAATTGGGACAAAAG AGAGAATTTGCATAAGGTGGGTAAagattttgttattttgaaGATGCTCCCCTCAAGTGTTTTTCACTACCGCTTTATTGTTGATGACCAATTGAGGTATGCTCCAGAATTGCCCTGGGAATGTGATGATTCAGGGACTGCATACAATATTTTAGATGTACAG GAGTATATTCCAGAGGCTCCAGAAAGCCTGTCTGAGTTTGAGACACCTCCATCTCCAGTAACAAGCTACAATAATGAGTCCTTGGATGACTATGATTTCAGTAAACTGCCTCCTGATATACCTCCACAACTTCAGTTAACATTGTTGAACAGCCAAGCTTCTGCTGTGGAAAGTCACCAGTCACTGCCAAGGCCTAAGCATGCAGTGTTGAACCATCTCTATATTCAGAATAATCGAGGTCAGCCGGTTGCACTTGGATCAACCCATCGCTTTCTTCAGAAGTATGTGACAGTAGTACTATACAAGCCCACAAGccgataa